From Lawsonia intracellularis PHE/MN1-00, the proteins below share one genomic window:
- the lysA gene encoding diaminopimelate decarboxylase — MQNIRSSYTDSINFFGKTSPEELIKIYGSPLYVYNESIIRQRCKEIKSLSSYPNFFVSYSAKANTNPTLLSIIKDEGCLVDAMSPGEVYLHKKVGFKSDEILYVCNNISAEEIQYAIDNKILLSIDSLSQLETYGKLNPGGKIMVRINPGIGTGHHKKVITAGKETKFGINTEQFSDVKKIVDTYQLMLVGINQHIGSLFLDPQNYLDSIAFLLQFIDNNPWIFEQLEIIDFGGGFGIPYKKYEEQPRLDLKKMSEQFNTKIMDWVASTGYKGRFYIEPGRYIIAESGILLGSVHVVKYNGPIRYIGTDVGFNVLMRPVLYDAYHEIEVYRKNGTPDLQLIPQTVVGNICESGDIIANKRPLPLIQEGDIIGILDVGAYGFVMSSNYNQRPRPAEVLIQQNGEPKLIRKRETIEDMNIQLH; from the coding sequence ATGCAAAATATACGCTCTAGTTATACTGACTCTATTAATTTCTTTGGTAAGACATCACCTGAAGAACTAATAAAAATTTATGGTTCACCTTTATATGTATATAATGAATCCATAATCCGACAACGATGTAAAGAAATAAAAAGTCTATCTTCCTATCCAAATTTTTTTGTATCTTATTCTGCTAAAGCAAATACAAATCCTACATTACTCTCTATTATTAAAGATGAAGGATGTCTTGTAGATGCTATGTCTCCTGGAGAAGTATATCTCCATAAAAAAGTAGGATTTAAGTCTGATGAAATACTTTATGTATGTAACAACATTTCTGCAGAAGAAATTCAATATGCTATTGATAACAAAATCCTTCTTAGTATAGACTCACTTTCTCAACTTGAAACCTATGGGAAACTTAATCCTGGGGGGAAAATAATGGTCCGTATTAACCCTGGGATAGGTACAGGACATCATAAAAAAGTTATAACTGCTGGAAAAGAAACAAAATTTGGAATTAATACAGAACAGTTTAGTGATGTAAAAAAAATAGTAGATACGTATCAATTGATGCTAGTTGGAATAAATCAACATATAGGTTCTCTTTTCTTAGATCCCCAAAATTATCTTGACTCTATTGCTTTTCTTCTTCAATTTATAGACAATAACCCTTGGATTTTTGAACAGCTAGAAATTATAGATTTTGGTGGTGGTTTTGGTATTCCTTACAAAAAATATGAAGAACAACCACGACTTGATCTCAAAAAAATGTCAGAACAGTTCAATACAAAAATTATGGACTGGGTAGCATCAACTGGTTATAAAGGACGTTTCTATATTGAGCCTGGCCGTTATATCATTGCAGAAAGTGGGATATTACTTGGTTCTGTACATGTTGTTAAATATAATGGTCCTATACGCTATATAGGAACAGATGTAGGATTCAATGTCCTTATGAGACCTGTATTATATGATGCTTATCATGAGATTGAAGTCTATCGTAAAAATGGTACACCAGACTTACAGCTTATTCCACAGACTGTAGTAGGAAACATTTGTGAAAGCGGTGACATTATAGCAAATAAGCGTCCTCTACCTCTCATTCAAGAAGGAGATATAATTGGTATCTTAGATGTAGGCGCTTATGGATTTGTTATGTCATCAAACTATAATCAACGTCCAAGACCAGCTGAAGTTCTCATTCAACAGAATGGTGAACCAAAGCTTATTCGTAAGCGTGAAACAATTGAAGATATGAATATTCAACTTCATTAA